A single region of the Duganella sp. BuS-21 genome encodes:
- a CDS encoding TolC family protein codes for MFKFILPLWLAAWSACAQAGIEPSTPLTLSTALALADGANADLAAARHELLAEDGAVQQAGLLPNPSLSMERVDRRRDGGDDRRETTVLLSQPLELGGKRAARVQAAQRGREGAAAALAQRRAEVRAETAAAWFAVLAAQEQLRLAQQASELARRVASATGRRVVAGKVSPVEETRAQVAASTVGLELIRAQSTLATARARLAALWGNPSPRFEQVAGEFEALPELPALAAQRALLARAPAMQVAQVELERRQALTQVERSRRAPDVALTVGSRRSEELGRSQAVIGLSVPLPLFDRNQGALLEAARRTDKARDGLAATAARLETELVQAREDYASARAQAQTLRDEILPGARSAYEATSTGFDYGKFGFLDVLDAQRTLLQAQSHYLTTLADAHRAQAAISRILGAEHE; via the coding sequence ATGTTCAAATTTATTTTGCCGCTATGGTTAGCGGCGTGGTCTGCGTGCGCGCAGGCCGGTATTGAGCCGTCCACGCCACTGACGCTGTCCACAGCGCTGGCGCTGGCCGACGGCGCCAACGCCGATCTGGCGGCGGCGCGGCATGAATTGCTGGCGGAGGACGGCGCAGTGCAGCAGGCCGGCCTGCTGCCCAATCCCTCGCTATCCATGGAGCGCGTCGACCGACGGCGCGACGGTGGCGACGACCGCCGGGAAACCACCGTGTTACTGAGCCAACCGCTGGAGCTGGGCGGCAAGCGCGCCGCGCGCGTGCAGGCGGCGCAACGTGGACGTGAAGGTGCTGCGGCTGCGCTGGCGCAGCGTCGCGCTGAAGTTCGGGCGGAGACGGCGGCCGCATGGTTTGCCGTGCTGGCGGCGCAGGAGCAACTGCGCCTTGCGCAGCAGGCCTCCGAACTGGCGCGGCGCGTGGCGTCGGCAACCGGCAGGCGCGTGGTGGCGGGCAAGGTGTCGCCGGTGGAGGAGACGCGCGCGCAGGTGGCCGCGTCCACGGTGGGGCTGGAGTTGATCCGCGCGCAAAGCACGCTGGCGACTGCGCGTGCGCGGCTGGCGGCGCTGTGGGGCAATCCTTCGCCGCGCTTTGAACAGGTAGCGGGCGAGTTCGAGGCCTTGCCCGAATTGCCGGCGCTGGCAGCGCAGCGCGCCTTGCTGGCGCGGGCGCCCGCCATGCAGGTCGCGCAGGTGGAGCTGGAGCGACGCCAGGCCCTGACGCAGGTCGAACGCTCGCGTCGCGCGCCGGACGTGGCGCTCACCGTCGGCAGCCGGCGTTCGGAGGAATTGGGCCGCTCGCAGGCGGTGATCGGCTTGTCGGTGCCGTTGCCGCTGTTCGATCGCAACCAGGGCGCGCTGCTGGAGGCGGCACGCCGCACCGACAAAGCGCGCGATGGGCTGGCGGCGACGGCGGCGCGACTGGAGACGGAGCTGGTGCAGGCGCGCGAAGACTATGCGTCGGCGCGGGCGCAAGCGCAGACCCTGCGCGATGAAATCCTGCCGGGTGCTCGCAGCGCCTATGAAGCCACCAGCACCGGCTTCGACTACGGCAAGTTCGGCTTCCTCGACGTGCTCGACGCGCAGCGCACGCTGCTGCAGGCGCAATCGCACTATCTCACCACGCTGGCCGACGCGCATCGCGCGCAGGCAGCCATTTCGCGCATACTCGGAGCGGAACATGAATAA
- a CDS encoding glycoside hydrolase family 97 protein — MHHINSLQVRWISAACMMLGVYASAAAEVLATVSSPNRAISVAVQLAEGGRLNYEVQRNGKPLIAASRLGFLLANAPQMDNGFSLASQAVSEHDDTWEQPWGERRYVRNHYKELRLELVQKALDNRRMALVFRVFDDGVGFRYEFPEQAQLPEARISDELTEFVVAPQAWAWWQQAGEQAALEYAIQKSPLSEVGMANTPLTIRTKDGTHIAFHEAALVDYASMWLRKVDGQKLRAHLTPSAFGPAVQRRGAFTTPWRTMQIADTAAGLYMSDLVLNLNEPNKLGDVSWVHPSKFVGVWWEMHLEKSTWGSGAKHGATTANTKRYIDFAAANGFRGVLVEGWNQGWDGNWSGSGSQFSFTKSYSDFDLAAVSAYAQQKGVRLIGHHETGGNIARYEQQMDAGYQLYAKVGVDSIKSGYVTDAGAALFADADGGTHFGYTDSQEGARHFLKAVTEAARYKLAIDTHEPIKDTGLRRTYPNWISREGARGMEFNAWGSPINSVDHEVNLVFTRMLSGPMDYTPGILSLEGVKGRPINSTQAKQLASFVVIYSPVVMAADLIENYEKYPGPFKFIKDVPTDWSDTRVLHGELGEYATIARKDRKSDDWYLGSVTDGNARTLALPLTFLDPGKRYVAEIYRDGDKADYRTVRRFDIVIENKTVTAKTVLQLKLAPGGGQAIRFYPALPGGV, encoded by the coding sequence GTGCATCATATCAATTCCCTGCAAGTCCGCTGGATCTCCGCCGCCTGCATGATGCTGGGCGTGTACGCCAGCGCGGCGGCCGAAGTGCTGGCCACCGTGTCGTCACCGAACCGCGCCATCAGCGTGGCGGTGCAATTGGCAGAAGGCGGACGCCTGAACTACGAGGTGCAGCGCAACGGCAAGCCGCTGATCGCGGCCTCGCGCCTGGGCTTTTTGCTGGCCAACGCGCCGCAGATGGACAACGGCTTTTCGCTGGCCTCGCAAGCCGTCAGCGAGCATGACGACACCTGGGAACAACCGTGGGGCGAACGCCGCTACGTGCGCAACCACTACAAGGAACTGCGGCTGGAGCTGGTGCAGAAGGCGCTGGACAACCGCCGCATGGCGCTGGTGTTCCGCGTGTTCGACGACGGCGTCGGCTTTCGCTATGAATTCCCGGAGCAGGCGCAATTGCCGGAGGCGCGCATCAGCGACGAGTTGACCGAGTTCGTGGTGGCGCCGCAGGCGTGGGCATGGTGGCAGCAGGCCGGCGAGCAGGCGGCGCTGGAGTATGCGATCCAGAAATCGCCGTTGAGTGAAGTCGGCATGGCGAATACGCCGCTGACCATCCGTACCAAGGACGGCACGCACATTGCGTTTCACGAGGCGGCGTTGGTTGATTATGCGTCGATGTGGTTGCGCAAGGTCGACGGCCAGAAGCTGCGCGCGCATTTGACGCCGTCGGCTTTCGGTCCGGCTGTGCAGCGGCGCGGCGCCTTCACCACGCCGTGGCGCACCATGCAAATCGCCGACACTGCGGCCGGCCTGTATATGTCGGACCTGGTGCTGAATTTGAACGAGCCGAATAAGCTGGGTGATGTGTCGTGGGTGCATCCGTCCAAGTTTGTCGGCGTGTGGTGGGAGATGCATCTGGAGAAAAGCACCTGGGGCTCGGGCGCCAAGCATGGCGCCACCACGGCCAATACCAAACGCTATATCGATTTTGCGGCGGCCAACGGCTTCCGCGGCGTGCTGGTGGAGGGCTGGAACCAGGGATGGGATGGCAACTGGTCGGGCAGCGGTTCGCAATTCAGCTTTACAAAATCGTATTCAGACTTCGATCTGGCGGCGGTGAGCGCGTATGCGCAACAGAAGGGCGTGCGGCTGATCGGCCATCACGAGACCGGCGGCAATATCGCACGCTATGAGCAGCAGATGGATGCAGGTTATCAGCTGTATGCCAAGGTGGGTGTGGACAGCATCAAGTCCGGCTATGTGACGGATGCCGGCGCAGCATTGTTTGCGGATGCGGATGGCGGCACGCATTTCGGTTATACCGATTCGCAGGAGGGTGCGCGCCATTTCCTGAAGGCGGTGACCGAGGCGGCGCGCTACAAGCTGGCGATCGATACGCATGAACCGATCAAGGATACGGGCTTGCGGCGCACGTACCCGAACTGGATTTCGCGCGAGGGTGCGCGGGGCATGGAGTTCAATGCATGGGGATCGCCGATCAATAGTGTGGATCACGAGGTGAATCTGGTCTTCACGCGCATGCTGAGCGGGCCGATGGATTACACGCCGGGGATTCTGAGCCTGGAGGGTGTGAAGGGACGGCCGATCAATTCGACGCAGGCCAAGCAGCTGGCGAGCTTTGTGGTGATTTATTCGCCGGTGGTGATGGCGGCGGATTTGATCGAGAACTATGAGAAGTATCCGGGACCGTTCAAGTTCATCAAGGACGTGCCGACCGATTGGAGCGACACGCGCGTGCTGCACGGGGAGTTGGGGGAGTACGCGACCATTGCGCGCAAGGATCGCAAGTCGGATGATTGGTATCTTGGTTCGGTCACCGACGGCAATGCGCGCACGCTGGCGCTGCCATTGACCTTCCTCGATCCGGGCAAGCGCTATGTGGCGGAGATTTATCGCGATGGTGACAAGGCTGACTATCGCACGGTACGGCGTTTCGATATCGTTATCGAGAACAAGACCGTCACCGCCAAGACGGTCTTGCAGCTCAAGCTGGCGCCGGGTGGTGGACAGGCGATTCGCTTTTACCCCGCACTGCCAGGTGGGGTCTGA
- a CDS encoding CusA/CzcA family heavy metal efflux RND transporter, protein MFERIIRYAIAQRWLVMLLVAAMAALGVYSYQKLPIDAVPDITNVQVQINTSAPAYSPLETEQRVTLPLETVLAGLPRLEQTRSLSRYGLSQITVVFKDGTDIYFARQMVSERLQEARARLPDGITPSMGPISTGLGEIYLWTVEALPGALKADGTPYTPTDLREIQDWIVKPQLRNVAGVTEINSIGGYAKEYHVAPQPQRLASYGLTLRDVVTALERNNGNAGAGYIERRGEQLLVRAPGQVRSLDDIRNIILRSVDGVPVRVRDVAEVDIGRELRTGAATENGREVVLGTVFMLIGQNSRAVAQAVDKQMAAINRSLPKGVVAITVYDRTALVDKAIRTVKRNLLEGAVLVIAVLFLFLGNLRAALITAMVIPLAMLFTFSGMVAYKVSANLLSLGALDFGIIVDGAVVIVESCVRRLAHAQATLGRPLTRAEKFEEVFGAAKEARRPLLFGQLIIMVVYLPIFALSGVEGRMFHPMALTVVMALAGAMLLSVTFIPAAVALFIGDSVVEKHTPRLSNWYGALLERALANAPVVLSFAGIAVALSVLLATRMGSEFVPSLNEGDIAMQALRIPGTSLTQSVEMQKQIEVTLMRKFPEIERVFARTGTAEIASDPMPPNISDGYIMLKPEAQWPKPKKSRAELLAAIQGTVAQLPGNAYEFSQPIQLRFNELISGVRSDVAVKLFGDDAEVLNATSARIAAALEKIDGAQEVKVEQTDGLPVLTVDIDREKTSRYGLNVGDVQDVIATAIGGKEAGAMFEGDRRFGIVVRLPEALRSDLDQVKRLPLPLPGGGNFIPLGEVATFSIAPGPNQVSRENGKRRVVISANVRGRDIGSFVAEAEQRLREVKIPAGYWTTWGGQFEQLQSATQRLQIVVPAALGLVMLLLFAMFGNVKDGLLVFSGIPFALTGGLAALALCGIPLSISAAVGFIALSGVAVLNGLVLITAIRKLREEGCSVDQAVREGALARLRPVLMTALVASLGFIPMAIATGTGAEVQRPLATVVIGGILSSTALTLLMLPLLYRLMHLPRKP, encoded by the coding sequence ATGTTTGAACGTATCATCCGCTACGCCATCGCGCAGCGCTGGCTGGTCATGCTGCTGGTGGCCGCCATGGCCGCACTGGGCGTGTACAGCTACCAGAAGCTGCCGATCGACGCCGTGCCCGACATCACCAATGTCCAGGTGCAGATCAACACCTCCGCGCCGGCCTACTCGCCGCTGGAAACCGAGCAGCGCGTCACGCTGCCGCTGGAGACCGTGCTGGCCGGCCTGCCGCGCCTTGAGCAAACGCGCTCGCTGTCGCGCTACGGCCTGTCGCAGATCACCGTGGTGTTCAAGGACGGCACCGATATCTACTTCGCCCGCCAGATGGTCAGCGAACGCCTGCAGGAAGCGCGTGCGCGGCTGCCGGACGGGATCACGCCGTCCATGGGTCCGATCTCCACCGGCCTCGGTGAAATTTACCTGTGGACCGTGGAGGCGCTGCCCGGCGCACTGAAAGCCGACGGCACGCCCTACACGCCGACCGACCTGCGCGAGATCCAGGACTGGATCGTCAAGCCGCAGCTGCGCAACGTGGCCGGCGTCACCGAGATCAACTCCATCGGCGGCTATGCCAAGGAATACCACGTGGCGCCGCAGCCGCAGCGCCTGGCCTCCTACGGCCTGACCTTGCGCGACGTGGTGACGGCGCTGGAGCGCAACAACGGCAACGCCGGCGCCGGCTACATCGAACGGCGCGGAGAGCAGCTGCTGGTGCGCGCACCGGGACAGGTGCGTTCTCTGGACGACATCCGCAACATCATCCTGCGTAGCGTGGACGGCGTGCCGGTGCGGGTGCGCGACGTCGCCGAGGTCGACATCGGCCGCGAACTGCGCACCGGCGCCGCCACCGAGAACGGCCGCGAGGTGGTGCTGGGTACCGTGTTCATGCTGATCGGCCAAAACAGCCGCGCCGTGGCGCAGGCGGTGGACAAGCAGATGGCCGCCATCAACCGCAGCCTGCCGAAGGGCGTGGTGGCGATCACCGTCTACGACCGCACGGCGCTGGTGGACAAGGCGATCCGCACGGTCAAGCGCAACCTGCTGGAAGGCGCGGTGCTGGTGATCGCGGTGCTGTTCCTCTTCCTCGGCAATCTGCGCGCCGCGCTGATCACGGCCATGGTGATCCCGCTGGCGATGCTGTTCACCTTCAGCGGCATGGTGGCGTACAAGGTCAGCGCCAATTTGCTGAGCCTCGGCGCGCTGGACTTCGGCATCATCGTCGATGGCGCGGTGGTCATCGTGGAAAGCTGCGTGCGGCGCCTGGCGCATGCGCAGGCCACGTTGGGACGGCCGCTCACGCGCGCGGAGAAATTCGAGGAAGTCTTCGGCGCGGCCAAGGAGGCGCGTAGGCCGCTGCTGTTCGGTCAACTGATCATCATGGTGGTCTATCTGCCGATCTTCGCGCTGAGCGGCGTGGAAGGACGCATGTTCCACCCGATGGCGCTGACGGTGGTGATGGCGTTGGCCGGTGCCATGCTGTTGTCGGTCACCTTCATCCCGGCGGCGGTGGCGCTGTTCATCGGCGACAGCGTAGTGGAGAAGCACACGCCGCGTCTCAGCAACTGGTATGGCGCGTTGCTGGAACGCGCGCTGGCCAATGCGCCGGTGGTGCTGAGCTTTGCCGGCATCGCGGTGGCGTTGTCGGTGCTGCTGGCAACGCGCATGGGCAGCGAGTTCGTACCGTCGCTGAACGAGGGCGACATCGCCATGCAAGCCTTGCGCATCCCCGGCACCAGCCTGACGCAATCGGTGGAGATGCAGAAGCAGATCGAAGTCACGCTGATGCGCAAGTTCCCCGAGATCGAACGCGTGTTCGCACGCACCGGCACGGCGGAAATCGCCTCCGACCCGATGCCGCCGAATATCTCGGACGGCTACATCATGCTCAAGCCGGAAGCGCAGTGGCCCAAGCCTAAGAAGTCTCGCGCCGAGCTGTTGGCGGCGATACAGGGGACGGTGGCGCAACTGCCGGGCAATGCCTACGAGTTTTCACAGCCGATTCAGCTGCGCTTCAACGAATTGATTTCGGGCGTGCGCAGCGATGTGGCGGTCAAGCTGTTCGGCGACGACGCGGAGGTGCTCAATGCGACCTCCGCACGCATTGCGGCGGCGTTGGAGAAAATCGACGGCGCGCAGGAGGTCAAAGTGGAGCAGACCGATGGCCTGCCGGTGCTGACGGTGGACATCGACCGCGAGAAGACGTCGCGCTACGGCTTGAATGTCGGCGACGTGCAGGATGTGATTGCGACCGCCATTGGCGGCAAGGAGGCGGGGGCGATGTTCGAGGGTGACCGCCGCTTCGGCATCGTGGTGCGGCTGCCGGAGGCTTTGCGCAGCGATCTGGATCAGGTCAAGCGCCTGCCCTTACCGTTGCCGGGCGGCGGCAACTTCATTCCGCTGGGTGAGGTGGCGACGTTCAGCATTGCGCCGGGGCCGAACCAGGTCAGCCGGGAGAATGGCAAGCGGCGCGTGGTCATCAGCGCCAATGTACGCGGGCGCGATATCGGTTCGTTCGTGGCCGAGGCGGAGCAGCGGCTGCGGGAGGTGAAGATCCCGGCCGGGTACTGGACCACGTGGGGCGGACAGTTCGAGCAGCTGCAATCTGCTACGCAGCGATTACAGATCGTGGTGCCGGCGGCGTTGGGGTTGGTGATGCTGCTGCTGTTCGCCATGTTCGGGAATGTGAAGGATGGGCTGCTGGTGTTCAGCGGGATACCGTTCGCGCTGACGGGAGGACTGGCGGCGCTGGCCTTGTGCGGCATACCGTTGTCGATATCGGCGGCGGTGGGGTTTATTGCCCTGTCGGGCGTGGCGGTGCTGAATGGGCTGGTGCTGATTACGGCCATCCGCAAACTGCGCGAGGAGGGGTGTAGCGTGGATCAGGCGGTGAGGGAGGGCGCGCTGGCGCGACTGCGGCCGGTGTTGATGACGGCGCTGGTGGCATCGCTGGGGTTCATCCCCATGGCGATCGCCACCGGCACGGGTGCCGAAGTACAGCGACCCCTTGCCACCGTGGTGATCGGGGGAATACTGTCTTCGACGGCGCTGACGTTGTTGATGCTTCCGCTGCTTTACCGTCTCATGCACCTACCCCGCAAGCCTTAG
- a CDS encoding efflux RND transporter periplasmic adaptor subunit produces the protein MNKYLNKKQTIIIAVMVAVALLLAAFILKPRGGDEHGEEGHGEAGHTEAAATAPAGKLEAIALTAAQIKAAGIVLATAAPAQISTILTLPGEIRFNDDRTAHVVPKLAGVVSAVHVQLGQSVERGQLLAVLASSALSEQRSELLSAQKRLTLAATTLERERKLWQDKISAEQDYLQARQAHSEAELALLNARQKLSVLGAGAAAGAQLNQLELRAPFAGVVMEKHLALGEAIKEDANVFTISDLSTVWADFAVPPQDLNRVRVGDTVTVRATAFAAQASGKITYVGALLGEQTRTANARVALINPERAWRPGLFVNVDVQSGLSAAGVTVAAEAVQTVDGQPAVLVRTASGFEVHPVTLGRSDGKLTEILQGLPAGAQYAAANSYVLKAELGKGSAEHAH, from the coding sequence ATGAATAAGTATCTGAACAAGAAACAGACGATCATCATTGCCGTCATGGTGGCCGTTGCGCTGCTGCTGGCGGCGTTCATCCTCAAGCCGCGCGGCGGCGACGAGCATGGCGAGGAGGGCCACGGCGAAGCCGGGCATACGGAAGCTGCAGCGACCGCGCCGGCCGGCAAGCTGGAGGCCATCGCGCTGACGGCGGCGCAGATCAAGGCCGCCGGCATCGTGCTGGCGACCGCCGCGCCGGCGCAGATCAGCACCATACTCACCCTGCCGGGCGAGATCCGCTTCAACGACGACCGCACCGCCCACGTAGTGCCAAAACTGGCCGGCGTGGTCAGCGCGGTGCATGTGCAACTGGGCCAAAGCGTGGAGCGCGGCCAACTGCTGGCGGTGCTGGCCAGCAGCGCCCTGTCCGAACAACGCAGCGAACTGCTCTCCGCGCAAAAGCGCCTGACGCTGGCCGCCACCACGCTGGAACGTGAGCGCAAGCTATGGCAAGACAAGATCTCCGCCGAACAGGACTACCTGCAAGCCCGCCAGGCGCACAGCGAAGCCGAGCTGGCGCTGTTGAACGCGCGCCAGAAACTCAGCGTGCTCGGCGCCGGCGCCGCAGCCGGCGCGCAACTGAACCAGCTGGAACTGCGCGCACCGTTCGCCGGCGTGGTGATGGAAAAGCACCTGGCGCTGGGTGAAGCCATCAAGGAAGACGCCAACGTCTTCACCATCTCCGACCTGTCCACCGTGTGGGCCGACTTCGCCGTGCCACCGCAAGACCTGAACCGGGTGCGCGTCGGCGACACCGTCACCGTGCGCGCCACCGCCTTCGCCGCGCAGGCCAGCGGGAAAATCACCTACGTCGGCGCACTGCTGGGCGAACAGACCCGCACCGCCAACGCCCGCGTGGCCTTGATCAATCCTGAACGCGCCTGGCGTCCCGGCCTGTTCGTCAATGTCGACGTGCAATCCGGCCTGAGCGCGGCCGGCGTCACCGTGGCGGCGGAAGCCGTGCAAACGGTGGACGGCCAGCCCGCCGTCTTGGTGCGCACCGCCAGCGGCTTCGAGGTGCATCCGGTGACGCTCGGCCGCAGCGACGGCAAGCTCACCGAAATCCTGCAAGGCCTGCCCGCCGGCGCGCAATACGCCGCCGCCAACAGCTACGTGCTGAAGGCGGAGCTGGGCAAGGGCAGTGCAGAACATGCGCATTGA